Proteins encoded within one genomic window of Lysinibacillus louembei:
- a CDS encoding IucA/IucC family protein, with protein MQQTAKQIAENATFQAFINCYIREVNSGHLVRREKWIKEQPLTPLITEAHMLELELPMQNSRFAFGVEYKSLVGRHRFGIALKYCTQQQKWFVEDRLTILIILIQELHLMAKANGCSGLYSHFDELIFRLMESYQTMANYIEKSLEDKKEDRMIATFIEAEQSLVFGHWLHPTPKSRQGMANWQQTNFAPELQGSFQLHYFHVDRQMVKESSILEKSASELISQSITKLHPDFVMSKKDYLIPMHPLQAQWLLQQQYVKKALAEGLIKYEGAMGSFYTATSSIRTVYSANEEMMYKFSIPVKITNSLRVNRKHELKAGIVMAQLMNKIDFLQKYSSFRMIDDPAYITVEFPNQEESGFEVIFRSNEFPQGKDEGICMLAALVQEPLQSEKSKLYQLILKISQSECRSVESVSLDWFEAYWKCAIEPALRLYDEYGIALEAHQQNSVLDISSDYPTTYYYRDNQGYYLSKKYKKRLLVIEPTLCETEELFYEDTLIHDRFTYYLFMNQLFPLIARFGEDQLINEKVLLKWSMNQLQLLEKEFAGLGKEFVRNILKQEKLAFKANLLTRFHDVDELEAELEQAVYTKIPNPFILHYEEAEYATTF; from the coding sequence ATGCAACAAACTGCTAAACAGATTGCAGAAAACGCAACATTTCAGGCATTTATAAATTGTTATATACGAGAAGTAAATAGTGGACATTTAGTTAGGAGGGAGAAGTGGATAAAAGAGCAGCCATTGACTCCATTGATTACAGAGGCACATATGCTAGAGCTTGAGCTTCCAATGCAAAATAGCCGCTTTGCATTCGGTGTAGAATACAAATCTCTTGTTGGCAGACATAGGTTTGGTATTGCGTTGAAGTATTGTACGCAACAACAAAAATGGTTTGTGGAAGATAGATTAACGATACTAATCATACTTATCCAAGAGCTACACTTAATGGCTAAGGCAAATGGGTGTAGCGGACTTTATTCTCATTTTGACGAACTTATTTTTCGGCTAATGGAAAGCTACCAAACGATGGCAAATTATATTGAAAAGAGCTTGGAGGATAAGAAGGAAGACAGGATGATTGCTACGTTTATTGAAGCAGAGCAATCCCTCGTATTTGGACATTGGCTCCATCCAACACCTAAAAGCAGGCAAGGGATGGCAAATTGGCAACAAACGAATTTTGCTCCAGAGCTACAAGGCTCATTTCAGCTTCACTATTTTCATGTTGACCGTCAAATGGTGAAGGAGTCCTCCATTTTAGAAAAAAGTGCGAGTGAGCTCATTTCCCAGTCCATTACAAAATTACACCCAGACTTTGTGATGTCAAAGAAGGATTATCTTATTCCAATGCATCCGCTCCAAGCACAGTGGCTTTTACAGCAACAATATGTAAAAAAAGCGCTAGCTGAAGGGTTAATAAAATATGAAGGTGCAATGGGATCTTTTTATACAGCTACCTCTTCAATAAGAACGGTATATAGCGCAAATGAAGAAATGATGTATAAGTTTTCAATCCCTGTGAAAATAACGAATTCATTGAGGGTAAACCGAAAACATGAGCTAAAAGCTGGAATTGTAATGGCCCAATTAATGAATAAGATTGATTTCTTACAGAAGTATTCATCTTTTCGAATGATTGATGACCCAGCCTATATAACTGTAGAATTTCCTAACCAGGAGGAATCAGGATTTGAGGTTATTTTTCGTTCAAATGAATTTCCTCAAGGAAAGGATGAAGGAATTTGCATGCTTGCAGCTCTTGTACAAGAGCCTCTACAAAGTGAAAAATCGAAGCTATATCAGCTTATTTTAAAAATTTCTCAATCAGAATGTCGTTCAGTAGAAAGCGTAAGCTTAGATTGGTTTGAAGCTTATTGGAAATGTGCTATTGAGCCAGCGTTAAGGCTATACGATGAGTATGGAATTGCTCTTGAAGCCCATCAACAAAATAGTGTGTTAGACATTTCTTCAGATTATCCAACGACTTATTATTATCGAGATAATCAAGGATATTATTTATCAAAAAAATATAAGAAGCGGCTTCTTGTAATAGAGCCTACTTTATGTGAAACAGAGGAGCTGTTTTACGAGGATACCCTTATTCATGATCGATTTACCTATTATTTGTTTATGAATCAATTGTTCCCTCTTATTGCTCGCTTTGGAGAAGATCAACTTATTAATGAAAAGGTTCTTTTGAAGTGGTCTATGAATCAACTGCAATTGTTGGAAAAGGAATTTGCAGGTCTCGGCAAGGAATTTGTTCGTAATATTCTAAAACAAGAAAAACTCGCATTTAAAGCAAATTTATTAACAAGATTCCATGATGTAGATGAATTAGAGGCCGAGCTTGAACAAGCAGTATATACGAAAATTCCCAATCCATTTATTTTGCATTATGAGGAGGCGGAATATGCAACAACTTTCTAA
- a CDS encoding IucA/IucC family protein yields the protein MQQLSKKTELRIRRQLVEAMIFEGLIEYEETQIDQWTALFTLIGKNCTYRCEGRRTAFDRIRIKEDRIFLVGKGETLLEATLEDLVNELVAAPRDKARLLKELHLTRKLCEWNEQHLQMPISRRSSSYEELESEIIEGHPYHPCFKSRTGFTIDDHKNYGPEAKQKFPLQWAAVRRSYMRIAVLEGEESFWQRELGHLMWNTLLAKLALSDGTYEEYTFLPIHPWQWHNMKDELAELIEQKDLIPLDVEGDYYRATQSVRALWNCSNPQKAHLKCAMNMVNTSSLRKLHTHAVCAAPYISEWLKQVIHSDDYLQNEASLIVLGEYAGVIFEPDVKRHSAKLEGQLGSIWRESVRLYMKEGEGAVPFNALMMLEKDGRPFIADWLLRYGTEEWLERLIEVSVIPVWHLLVAHGIAVEAHAQNVILLHENGWPTRVVLRDFHDSIEYNEEFIVDKSLVPAFAAIHERFQDAPVDRYYWMSSVEALRELAMDTLFVFHLSELSYLLEEHYGFEEISFWRQVKNGIDKHFKRFPALGARNDQLQHTYKHIHVESLLAKKLQNQEEGNFRHIVSNTLAQVDTRRNEDVLC from the coding sequence ATGCAACAACTTTCTAAAAAAACAGAGCTGCGTATAAGGCGACAGCTTGTGGAAGCAATGATTTTTGAAGGGCTGATTGAATATGAAGAAACTCAAATAGATCAATGGACGGCACTTTTTACGCTTATCGGAAAGAATTGCACCTATCGTTGTGAAGGAAGGAGAACGGCATTTGACCGCATCCGCATAAAGGAAGATCGTATTTTTCTAGTAGGAAAAGGTGAAACGTTGTTAGAGGCAACGCTTGAAGATTTAGTAAATGAGCTAGTTGCAGCTCCTCGCGATAAAGCTCGATTACTGAAAGAGCTTCATCTAACAAGGAAGCTGTGCGAATGGAACGAGCAGCATCTTCAAATGCCCATATCAAGAAGAAGTTCAAGCTACGAAGAATTAGAATCTGAAATTATTGAAGGACATCCATACCACCCATGTTTTAAATCACGAACTGGTTTTACAATTGATGATCATAAAAATTATGGACCTGAAGCAAAGCAAAAATTCCCCCTTCAATGGGCTGCGGTGAGAAGAAGCTATATGCGAATCGCTGTACTTGAAGGGGAAGAAAGCTTTTGGCAAAGGGAGCTAGGGCATTTAATGTGGAATACACTACTTGCCAAGCTTGCGCTATCGGATGGAACATATGAGGAATATACGTTTTTACCAATTCATCCTTGGCAATGGCATAACATGAAGGACGAGCTTGCTGAATTAATTGAGCAAAAAGATTTAATTCCTTTAGATGTGGAGGGAGATTACTATCGTGCAACTCAATCGGTACGAGCATTATGGAATTGCTCAAATCCTCAAAAGGCACATTTAAAATGCGCTATGAATATGGTGAATACTTCCTCACTACGAAAATTGCATACACATGCTGTTTGTGCTGCTCCTTATATTTCAGAATGGCTTAAACAGGTGATTCATTCAGATGATTATTTACAAAATGAAGCTTCTCTAATTGTGCTTGGAGAATATGCAGGGGTCATTTTTGAGCCAGATGTAAAAAGGCATAGTGCAAAGCTAGAAGGGCAGCTTGGCTCAATATGGAGAGAAAGCGTGCGCCTATATATGAAGGAAGGAGAGGGAGCTGTACCGTTTAATGCGCTCATGATGTTAGAGAAAGATGGACGTCCATTTATAGCAGACTGGTTACTTCGATATGGAACGGAGGAGTGGCTAGAGCGCTTGATTGAAGTGAGCGTTATTCCTGTTTGGCACTTGCTTGTGGCACACGGTATTGCTGTTGAGGCTCATGCACAAAATGTGATTTTGTTACATGAAAATGGCTGGCCTACTCGTGTTGTGCTAAGGGATTTCCATGACAGCATTGAATATAATGAAGAGTTTATTGTAGACAAAAGCCTTGTTCCAGCCTTTGCAGCGATACATGAACGCTTTCAAGATGCACCTGTCGATCGTTACTATTGGATGTCCTCTGTAGAGGCTTTACGAGAGCTAGCAATGGATACATTATTCGTGTTCCATTTGAGTGAGCTTTCTTATTTATTAGAGGAGCACTATGGCTTTGAAGAAATAAGCTTTTGGCGTCAGGTGAAGAATGGGATAGACAAGCACTTTAAACGATTCCCAGCACTAGGCGCAAGAAATGACCAGCTTCAACATACGTACAAGCATATTCATGTTGAATCTTTGCTAGCAAAGAAGCTTCAAAATCAAGAGGAAGGTAATTTTCGACATATTGTTAGCAATACATTGGCACAAGTGGATACAAGGAGGAACGAGGATGTTTTATGTTAA
- a CDS encoding AMP-binding protein, with amino-acid sequence MFYVNDQFYTIEDIENQYEIYDSLPQLKECNNLRIAICTDDTFQYITLCLYIRQKGGSVVPIHVATPKEGAIRFASSAGSHLLLFRSINCFIELSNHFNNQEGVLVQMSSGTTGAPKCIERTWSSVEEEIESYVKALPVDSMTHSIVACPVTHSYGLICGVLACIRRGAIPVIITNSNPKYVLKKLKEHPKHILYAAPALLYTLSRLLPVNQQFDRVMTSGTVMPQNWLTSLREKSNQVLQQYGCSESGCVAIHPNVEAAQEMGYPLSHLKVTAGDKQTPGEIIIESSTQTIYTKDLGYIENNVLSFLARMDDTINVAGLNVYPQEVENVLMDYPKVIEAVVYKKQNSLAGERVCVQYVAIEPIEENELREWCQQFLAPHQIPMEFTFVHEIEKLPNGKISRKQLGGILV; translated from the coding sequence ATGTTTTATGTTAATGATCAATTTTATACGATAGAGGATATTGAGAATCAATATGAAATATATGATAGCTTACCTCAGTTAAAAGAGTGTAATAACCTTAGAATAGCTATTTGTACAGATGATACTTTCCAATATATAACCCTTTGTTTATATATTCGTCAAAAGGGTGGCTCAGTTGTCCCAATCCATGTAGCGACGCCAAAGGAGGGGGCTATACGTTTCGCTTCTTCGGCAGGTAGTCATCTGTTATTATTCCGATCAATCAATTGTTTTATTGAACTATCAAATCACTTTAATAATCAAGAGGGAGTATTAGTTCAAATGAGCTCAGGTACGACAGGAGCTCCTAAATGTATTGAACGAACGTGGAGTTCAGTAGAAGAAGAGATTGAAAGCTATGTGAAGGCATTACCTGTAGATTCCATGACCCATTCGATTGTTGCTTGTCCCGTCACGCATTCTTATGGGCTTATTTGTGGTGTTTTGGCATGTATAAGAAGAGGTGCAATACCAGTTATTATTACGAATAGTAATCCTAAATATGTGTTGAAGAAGCTGAAAGAGCATCCTAAGCATATACTCTATGCAGCACCAGCATTACTTTATACATTAAGCCGGTTATTACCTGTTAATCAACAATTTGATCGTGTGATGACGTCAGGAACTGTCATGCCACAAAATTGGCTGACATCATTAAGAGAGAAATCTAATCAAGTATTACAGCAGTATGGGTGCTCTGAGTCTGGATGTGTTGCGATTCATCCTAATGTGGAAGCTGCGCAAGAAATGGGTTACCCTCTGTCTCATTTGAAGGTGACAGCAGGGGATAAACAAACACCAGGTGAAATCATTATTGAATCGTCTACACAAACAATTTATACAAAGGATCTTGGCTATATAGAAAACAATGTTCTTTCTTTTCTAGCAAGGATGGATGACACAATTAATGTCGCAGGCTTGAATGTCTATCCACAAGAGGTTGAAAACGTCTTAATGGATTACCCAAAGGTGATTGAAGCCGTTGTATATAAGAAGCAAAACAGTCTAGCAGGAGAGCGAGTTTGTGTACAATATGTAGCGATTGAGCCAATTGAGGAAAACGAACTTAGGGAATGGTGTCAGCAATTCCTAGCGCCACATCAAATTCCGATGGAGTTTACATTTGTTCATGAAATCGAAAAGCTACCAAATGGGAAAATAAGTAGGAAACAGCTTGGAGGCATATTAGTATGA
- the asbD gene encoding petrobactin biosynthesis protein AsbD, with protein MTRQQLIEGIYTIMKNSLELPTLSSFHEDARLNEDLYMDSIMVLQLILHIELDLGISIPDEILVPKDFKTVGTLVSFLEKLQKVA; from the coding sequence ATGACAAGACAACAATTAATCGAGGGCATCTATACAATTATGAAAAATTCATTAGAGCTACCGACTCTGAGCTCCTTTCATGAGGATGCTCGATTAAATGAAGATTTGTATATGGATTCAATTATGGTTCTTCAGCTGATTCTTCATATAGAGCTAGACCTTGGGATTTCCATTCCTGATGAGATACTCGTCCCTAAAGATTTCAAAACAGTAGGAACGTTAGTTAGCTTTTTAGAAAAATTACAAAAGGTAGCATAA
- a CDS encoding DUF6005 family protein, translated as MIKVHCFVSCVCEVIKKTQGVDHRPYYFGVWDADFDVLENGVLTYHSDRIEHHFFKTWYEMLYGIKLYQWYDEEQSKEQNVNRLLDLLENKTASQHVMVMLDLSMLPERENKFHQRPFPHYVMLETTENDAEWFMYDPDFRWEGVLPKNRIIAAIQEPTVKGGYYFDAERVIAPTTETVEAYFNTCIKLHSNPMTEAVTDIIKMHIEGRGNIVKLPNALKQLPVLAIRKYAYEHAFAFFWEALGREETGFEAWCNEIERLVNGYTTIQYRAMKLAMTQDLAVAEDIFAKLEEQNLLEFRIKQGLQECFHAWLTLQNKEEVII; from the coding sequence ATGATAAAAGTTCATTGTTTTGTAAGCTGTGTCTGTGAAGTGATTAAGAAAACGCAAGGCGTGGACCATAGACCTTACTATTTTGGGGTATGGGACGCAGATTTTGATGTGCTGGAAAATGGAGTGCTAACATATCACTCAGATCGAATTGAGCATCATTTCTTCAAAACCTGGTATGAAATGCTCTATGGAATCAAGCTTTACCAATGGTATGACGAAGAGCAATCAAAAGAGCAAAATGTAAATCGATTACTTGACCTATTAGAGAATAAAACAGCATCTCAGCATGTGATGGTCATGCTAGATTTATCAATGCTTCCAGAGCGAGAAAATAAATTTCATCAACGCCCATTTCCGCATTATGTCATGCTAGAAACGACAGAAAATGATGCGGAGTGGTTTATGTATGACCCTGATTTCCGCTGGGAGGGTGTTTTACCAAAGAATCGAATTATAGCGGCTATTCAAGAGCCGACTGTTAAAGGTGGCTATTACTTTGACGCTGAGAGAGTTATTGCCCCAACTACAGAAACGGTTGAAGCTTATTTTAATACATGTATAAAGCTTCATAGTAATCCAATGACAGAAGCAGTTACTGACATTATTAAAATGCATATTGAGGGGAGGGGAAATATAGTAAAGCTTCCAAATGCATTAAAACAGCTGCCCGTTTTAGCTATTAGAAAATATGCATATGAACATGCATTTGCATTCTTTTGGGAGGCTCTTGGACGTGAGGAGACAGGCTTTGAGGCATGGTGTAATGAAATTGAGCGCCTAGTAAATGGTTATACGACGATTCAGTATCGAGCGATGAAGCTTGCAATGACACAGGATTTAGCAGTGGCAGAAGATATTTTTGCGAAGTTGGAGGAGCAAAATCTCCTTGAATTCAGGATAAAGCAAGGGCTCCAAGAGTGTTTTCACGCATGGTTAACATTACAGAACAAGGAAGAGGTCATCATATGA
- a CDS encoding sugar phosphate isomerase/epimerase family protein has protein sequence MKLSICTISFRHHLYSIDQLAHFAKTQGFQGIELWGAHAKNLADEPHYGADWLRSYDLETSMLSDYLPLEAPIAEMMAETERLSSLATHWGTKKIRTFVGKKGSADTSKEERHELISRLRILCDYLESKGQDLLVETHPNTLTDNLPSTMQLLEETNHPSLRVNFDVLHIWESEINPIFALKQLHPHISHFHFKNIASRAQLDVFSPSNVYAAAGSREGMVPLFEGAVDYDEFLAAARSISEVDASLEWFGPNVKSVLVKDAQEVKRALQLVRN, from the coding sequence ATGAAACTATCAATCTGTACAATCTCATTTCGACACCATCTCTACTCAATTGATCAATTAGCTCATTTTGCAAAAACTCAAGGCTTTCAAGGAATCGAGCTGTGGGGTGCTCATGCAAAGAATTTAGCAGATGAACCGCATTATGGAGCAGATTGGCTACGTTCTTACGATTTGGAAACGAGCATGCTTAGTGACTACTTGCCATTAGAGGCACCTATTGCTGAGATGATGGCTGAAACAGAAAGGTTATCCTCGCTTGCAACACACTGGGGGACGAAGAAGATTCGTACATTCGTAGGTAAAAAGGGTAGTGCAGACACAAGTAAGGAAGAAAGACACGAGCTTATTTCCAGACTTAGAATACTCTGTGATTACCTTGAATCAAAAGGACAAGATTTACTTGTTGAAACGCATCCTAATACATTGACAGATAATCTACCTTCAACGATGCAGTTACTTGAAGAAACGAATCATCCAAGCCTAAGAGTAAACTTTGATGTTTTGCATATATGGGAGTCAGAGATAAACCCTATTTTCGCTCTGAAGCAACTTCACCCGCATATCTCACATTTTCATTTTAAAAATATCGCTTCACGTGCACAGCTTGATGTTTTTTCTCCAAGCAACGTTTATGCAGCGGCGGGGTCTAGAGAAGGAATGGTTCCATTATTCGAAGGTGCGGTAGATTATGATGAATTTTTAGCAGCGGCACGCTCCATTTCCGAGGTAGATGCATCATTGGAGTGGTTCGGACCGAATGTGAAAAGCGTATTAGTAAAAGATGCTCAGGAGGTTAAAAGGGCGTTGCAATTGGTACGAAATTGA
- a CDS encoding ATP-binding protein, whose product MLFKQIHLVEKSGLGLSIVHKIIEMHGDSIEINSKLGTVITFTVV is encoded by the coding sequence ATGTTATTTAAACAAATCCATCTTGTGGAAAAAAGCGGACTTGGCTTATCTATCGTACACAAAATCATTGAAATGCACGGTGACAGTATTGAAATTAATAGTAAGCTAGGTACTGTAATAACTTTTACTGTAGTTTGA
- a CDS encoding AraC family transcriptional regulator: MDLISFWQYADIQVTGITRSNLPPYTKVPATLLSNSSFIFIRRGSAQLLLDEQIFSVYGIQLLHARPDSWIEWHTGKEAVEYIILSYEAHIDEKVNSPFHLVYRIFPSNPAILHNILEKMLELVQEERALAQFQMKVLLYQWVSQILEQSQSSAEQLNISSPVTLVTTTMEYMLAHYTEPLTLDSLATAMGCSAGHLSNRFKQILDRGPIDCLIHLRMNKASQLLVETQMPIRSIAVATGYQDVYYFSKAFKKHLGISPSAFRKQKHISEDIPSNPKIYDIVDSELGCYIENDNRYQFNFREGESTMMLKKHLAVPASLLLAFGLLLGACSSAGNTDTTSESTNDTKESTEKEQASTEESSTGTHIVSAANGDIEVPINAERIVTDYYVGHLLALGIKPIGSYGLYMQSPYLEGKVDGIEDIGESLETIVSLKPDLIITGNTKNVESYSKIAPTVLITFGSNVRDEVRQIGHVLGKEDLAAAWEKQFDQEIADARTKAQGLIPAGETITVFAGGIQKTITIYGAGYTGKAIYNELELPMQEKVAAEVAPEQPWLDISNEVLRDYAGDYVFVAVDLKTESYDYASDSIWGTLQAVKENKLFEIDGYRFWFSDPISLQGQVHDIVDMLSERQAENS, encoded by the coding sequence TTGGATTTGATAAGTTTTTGGCAGTATGCTGACATTCAAGTTACTGGGATTACTCGTAGTAATTTGCCCCCCTATACTAAAGTTCCTGCTACCTTACTTTCTAATAGCAGTTTCATCTTTATAAGGCGTGGTAGTGCGCAATTATTACTTGATGAACAAATTTTTTCCGTCTATGGTATCCAGTTGCTTCATGCTAGGCCTGACAGTTGGATTGAATGGCATACTGGAAAGGAAGCTGTGGAATATATTATTTTGTCATATGAAGCGCATATCGATGAAAAGGTGAATTCACCTTTTCATTTAGTGTATCGTATTTTTCCCTCTAACCCTGCTATATTGCATAATATTTTGGAAAAGATGCTTGAGCTTGTACAAGAAGAGAGAGCTTTGGCCCAATTTCAGATGAAGGTATTACTTTATCAATGGGTTTCTCAAATACTTGAGCAAAGCCAATCTTCCGCTGAACAGCTCAATATTTCTAGCCCCGTTACATTGGTAACAACAACGATGGAGTATATGCTTGCGCATTATACTGAGCCGCTAACGCTTGATTCATTAGCGACAGCGATGGGGTGTAGTGCTGGTCACCTTTCGAATCGCTTTAAACAAATTTTGGATAGAGGTCCTATAGATTGTTTAATTCATTTACGTATGAACAAGGCTTCGCAGCTTTTGGTTGAAACACAAATGCCTATTCGCTCAATTGCTGTTGCGACTGGCTATCAAGATGTCTATTACTTCAGTAAGGCATTTAAAAAGCATCTGGGTATTTCTCCATCTGCGTTTCGTAAGCAAAAGCATATAAGTGAAGATATTCCATCTAATCCTAAAATATATGACATTGTTGATTCAGAATTAGGGTGCTATATTGAAAATGATAATCGTTATCAATTCAATTTTAGAGAAGGAGAATCGACAATGATGTTGAAAAAGCATTTAGCTGTACCGGCAAGTTTGTTGCTTGCATTTGGGCTGCTATTAGGGGCTTGTAGTAGTGCAGGAAACACGGACACTACAAGTGAAAGTACCAATGATACGAAAGAATCGACAGAAAAAGAGCAAGCGAGTACAGAGGAGTCGAGCACAGGAACGCATATCGTTTCTGCTGCAAATGGCGATATAGAGGTGCCTATCAATGCTGAGCGAATTGTGACAGATTATTATGTTGGGCATTTACTAGCATTGGGCATAAAGCCGATTGGGAGCTACGGGCTATATATGCAAAGCCCTTATTTAGAAGGGAAAGTTGACGGAATAGAAGATATTGGAGAAAGCTTGGAAACCATTGTTTCGTTAAAGCCTGATTTGATTATTACAGGAAACACTAAAAATGTGGAGAGCTATTCTAAAATTGCGCCTACTGTATTAATTACCTTTGGCTCAAATGTTCGAGATGAGGTTCGACAAATTGGTCATGTATTAGGGAAAGAAGATCTTGCTGCTGCTTGGGAAAAACAGTTTGACCAAGAGATTGCTGATGCGCGAACGAAAGCACAAGGGTTAATTCCGGCAGGTGAAACTATTACCGTATTTGCTGGAGGAATTCAGAAAACAATTACGATTTATGGGGCAGGCTACACAGGGAAGGCTATTTATAATGAGCTTGAATTGCCGATGCAAGAAAAAGTAGCAGCGGAAGTTGCCCCTGAGCAGCCCTGGCTCGATATTTCCAACGAGGTATTGCGTGATTATGCAGGTGACTATGTTTTCGTAGCGGTAGATTTGAAAACAGAATCCTATGATTATGCCAGCGATTCTATATGGGGAACGCTACAGGCAGTGAAAGAAAATAAATTGTTTGAAATTGATGGCTATCGCTTTTGGTTCTCAGACCCAATTTCATTGCAAGGACAAGTGCATGACATTGTGGATATGTTGAGCGAACGACAGGCAGAGAATAGCTAG
- a CDS encoding saccharopine dehydrogenase family protein codes for MERDQILIVGGYGQVGSIICRQLERIYPGKIRIAGRDVRKAQYLINESYGSIQAISLDIYKPFDASILKHIKQVIVCVEQQNTQFVEACFQQGIDYMDISASYAFLQKIEQLTCMAKKYNTAATLSIGLAPGVTNLLAKHVQQKLKSTEELSIYIMLGLGDSHGKSAIDWTIKETLGNFYRREGNKRVLVEGFMKGSKVYFGKKLGWHAAYDFNFADQHVLQQTLSIPTVKTHLCFDSKFITKSVHFLKKTKLLHLIPIQILTSLFSHIHIGKPKFIVKVIGRNQGGKINEIQVHGQQEAHATAMMVCFVSQKMYDSKYPSGVHHIEQLFSWEEIQPFVATVFHH; via the coding sequence ATGGAACGCGATCAAATACTCATCGTTGGCGGTTATGGTCAAGTTGGTAGTATCATTTGTCGCCAACTTGAACGTATATACCCTGGAAAAATACGCATCGCTGGTCGAGATGTTCGAAAAGCTCAGTATTTAATTAATGAAAGCTATGGCTCTATTCAAGCTATCTCACTCGACATTTATAAACCATTTGATGCTTCAATTTTAAAACATATTAAGCAAGTAATTGTTTGTGTGGAGCAGCAAAACACTCAATTTGTGGAGGCTTGCTTCCAACAAGGAATTGATTATATGGATATATCAGCCTCTTATGCATTTTTACAGAAAATTGAACAACTTACATGTATGGCAAAGAAATATAATACAGCTGCCACGTTAAGCATAGGCTTAGCTCCAGGTGTAACCAATCTCCTTGCTAAACATGTGCAGCAAAAACTAAAGTCCACTGAAGAATTATCAATTTATATCATGTTAGGTTTAGGAGATTCACATGGAAAATCTGCCATTGATTGGACAATAAAAGAAACACTAGGTAATTTTTATCGCCGTGAAGGAAATAAAAGAGTATTGGTGGAAGGCTTTATGAAAGGGAGCAAAGTTTATTTTGGTAAGAAGTTAGGATGGCACGCTGCCTATGATTTCAATTTTGCTGACCAGCATGTGCTTCAGCAAACGTTATCTATCCCTACTGTCAAAACACACCTGTGCTTTGACTCGAAGTTTATCACGAAAAGCGTCCATTTTTTAAAAAAGACGAAACTGCTTCATCTTATCCCTATTCAAATATTAACTTCCTTGTTTTCTCACATTCATATAGGGAAACCAAAATTTATTGTAAAAGTAATTGGACGAAATCAGGGTGGGAAAATAAATGAAATACAAGTCCATGGTCAGCAAGAAGCACATGCAACAGCCATGATGGTATGCTTTGTTTCCCAAAAAATGTACGATTCAAAATACCCCTCTGGTGTCCATCATATCGAACAGCTTTTTTCTTGGGAAGAAATCCAGCCATTTGTAGCAACCGTTTTTCACCATTGA
- a CDS encoding class I SAM-dependent methyltransferase, with protein sequence MNWHDKQVKTYDQQISRKIAGYELLHDLTSHLLSIHSPSIQQMLIIGAGGGQELVSFSAHLPNCHFLALDSSKPMLARAKERTRHLNNSIDFVLADWADYEVTAQFNAASCLLVLNFIDGLEQKIAFINKIYHTLQPHAVLFISMMMKDAEQCMKLQLSAWKHYMQQQEISTEHATKFEKNYHNTYQLLQEDELISILTSCGFTSVSRYFQSFLLTSYVCIKQ encoded by the coding sequence TTGAATTGGCATGACAAGCAAGTAAAAACATACGATCAACAAATCTCAAGAAAAATTGCAGGATACGAATTGCTACATGATTTAACAAGTCATTTGCTTTCTATACACAGCCCGTCCATTCAACAAATGCTGATTATTGGCGCTGGCGGAGGACAAGAATTGGTGTCCTTCTCAGCACACCTACCAAATTGTCACTTTCTAGCACTCGATTCCTCTAAACCGATGCTGGCAAGGGCAAAGGAACGTACAAGGCATTTAAACAACTCCATCGATTTTGTTTTAGCTGATTGGGCCGATTATGAGGTGACTGCCCAATTTAATGCAGCAAGCTGCTTATTAGTTTTAAATTTTATCGATGGGCTTGAACAAAAAATAGCGTTTATCAATAAAATTTATCATACCTTACAGCCTCATGCAGTGCTATTTATTTCCATGATGATGAAGGATGCCGAGCAATGTATGAAATTGCAACTAAGCGCTTGGAAACATTACATGCAACAACAGGAAATATCAACTGAACATGCGACAAAGTTTGAAAAAAATTATCATAATACCTATCAGCTATTACAAGAAGATGAGCTTATCTCCATCTTAACTTCCTGTGGCTTTACATCTGTTAGCCGTTATTTCCAATCATTTTTACTAACAAGTTATGTTTGCATTAAGCAATAG